A genome region from Labilibaculum antarcticum includes the following:
- a CDS encoding aminotransferase-like domain-containing protein yields MITNLENILSDSAKSMKRSVIRELLKLTQKPEIISFAGGLPAPNTFPIEELKQISNEVLEEDGSAALQYGATEGDPRLREILTERYQKQGLNISTENLVILTSSQQGLDLAGKIFLNRGDKFICGLPSYLGGLGAFSSYGGIPIGIKFDKYGMRSDLLEETLARMLEDKNLPKFIYVIPDFQNPAGITMPEFRRLEIIAIAKKYNILLIEDSPYRELRFEGEAQKMMYELDNSGQVIALGTFSKIFVPGFRLGWVIAHEAIIDKFVKAKQSTDLCTSPFVQKIAAKYLEKGLFDKNLKGIIKMYHHKRDVMLTSFEEFMPKGVSWTKPEGGLFLFLNLPEDLDAEDLFEIAIQKNVAFVLGSVFHCDGSGKNTMRINFSFVDEEQNRIGVQRLAESIKILMNRKVNA; encoded by the coding sequence ATGATTACAAATCTAGAAAACATTCTTTCTGATAGTGCGAAAAGCATGAAACGATCTGTTATCAGAGAGTTACTAAAGTTGACGCAAAAACCAGAAATAATCTCTTTTGCTGGTGGGCTACCTGCTCCCAACACTTTTCCTATTGAAGAATTAAAACAAATCAGCAATGAAGTTTTAGAGGAAGATGGAAGTGCTGCCTTGCAGTATGGAGCAACCGAAGGAGATCCCAGACTTCGTGAAATTCTAACGGAGAGATACCAAAAGCAAGGATTAAACATCTCTACTGAAAATCTGGTGATTCTAACCTCATCGCAACAAGGACTTGATTTAGCGGGAAAAATATTTCTGAACCGAGGGGATAAATTTATTTGTGGACTGCCTAGCTATTTGGGTGGTTTAGGTGCTTTTTCAAGCTATGGAGGCATTCCGATAGGAATCAAATTTGATAAATATGGGATGCGTTCTGATTTATTAGAAGAGACTTTGGCAAGAATGCTTGAAGATAAAAACCTACCGAAGTTCATTTATGTAATTCCTGACTTTCAAAACCCTGCGGGCATCACCATGCCTGAATTCCGAAGACTTGAAATTATTGCGATTGCTAAAAAATACAATATCCTGCTCATTGAAGATAGTCCGTATAGAGAGCTACGATTCGAGGGAGAAGCCCAAAAAATGATGTACGAGCTCGACAATTCGGGACAGGTAATTGCACTCGGAACTTTCTCTAAAATATTCGTGCCCGGATTTAGACTTGGCTGGGTAATCGCTCATGAAGCCATTATCGACAAATTTGTGAAAGCAAAACAATCAACTGATTTATGTACTTCTCCCTTTGTTCAGAAAATAGCCGCTAAATATTTGGAGAAAGGTCTGTTCGATAAGAATTTAAAAGGCATTATTAAGATGTATCACCACAAGCGGGATGTTATGCTTACTTCTTTCGAAGAATTTATGCCTAAAGGTGTTAGCTGGACAAAACCTGAGGGTGGTTTGTTTCTTTTTCTTAACTTACCGGAAGATTTGGATGCCGAAGATCTTTTTGAGATCGCAATTCAGAAGAATGTTGCATTTGTATTGGGATCGGTTTTCCACTGCGATGGAAGCGGAAAAAACACCATGAGAATTAACTTCTCGTTTGTAGATGAAGAGCAGAACAGAATAGGCGTGCAGCGCTTGGCTGAATCTATTAAAATACTGATGAACCGCAAAGTAAATGCGTAA
- a CDS encoding universal stress protein, producing the protein MENTKRSILVAWDFSTVAEYALEHALIFAENVDANVILLHIVKKGSQLDEAKAKMAEAVAKVQKETGVLTEVIVREGSIFTSINDIAKEMNSMLVLMGTHGIKGMQKLTGSWALKVIIGSRVPFVVVQAPPVQKKYSSVVLPVDFKKENKEKLSWAEFLGKFFKAKMRIITPKIPEGQMLQRTKANLVFAKKYLENRGIDYEIDTADGGNDFAMETVDFAKKIEADIILIMTTKNISFQDYMLGAHEQFVIANSAHIPVMCVNPRTDLAKYGSFY; encoded by the coding sequence ATGGAAAACACTAAGAGATCAATACTCGTTGCATGGGATTTTTCGACTGTTGCAGAGTACGCATTGGAACATGCTTTGATATTTGCTGAAAATGTAGATGCGAATGTTATTTTACTGCACATTGTCAAGAAAGGTTCACAACTTGATGAGGCAAAAGCTAAGATGGCTGAAGCTGTTGCAAAAGTCCAAAAAGAAACTGGGGTTCTCACCGAGGTGATTGTTCGTGAGGGTAGTATTTTTACATCTATTAATGATATTGCTAAAGAGATGAATTCTATGCTGGTGCTTATGGGTACTCATGGAATTAAAGGAATGCAAAAATTGACTGGCAGCTGGGCGCTGAAGGTGATCATCGGATCACGTGTCCCTTTTGTTGTAGTTCAGGCTCCTCCTGTTCAAAAGAAATATTCATCGGTAGTATTGCCTGTTGATTTTAAAAAGGAAAATAAAGAGAAATTGAGCTGGGCTGAATTTTTGGGCAAATTCTTTAAAGCAAAAATGAGAATTATTACGCCTAAAATCCCTGAAGGTCAGATGCTGCAAAGAACAAAAGCAAATCTTGTTTTTGCGAAGAAATATCTGGAAAACAGAGGCATCGATTATGAAATTGATACAGCTGACGGAGGGAATGATTTTGCCATGGAAACAGTTGATTTTGCTAAAAAGATTGAGGCAGACATTATCTTAATCATGACCACAAAGAATATTTCGTTTCAGGATTACATGTTGGGAGCACATGAGCAATTTGTGATTGCCAATTCAGCTCATATTCCTGTTATGTGTGTGAATCCACGAACAGATCTGGCTAAATATGGCAGTTTTTATTAA
- a CDS encoding adenylate/guanylate cyclase domain-containing protein, whose product MLLYSADYTSVLLISLGENALSFISENMIVLGIMQLFLVALMYLWFKLKLKREKLKIESDFYDKNQEIILQKDKAEKLLSNLLPQQTAEELQSTGKVSSRRFRMVTVLFSDIHGFTKIVEQMNPEDLIDELDKFFMHFDSIVDKFNIEKIKTVGDAYMCAGGIPNKNRTNPIEVILAAMEIQQYMKSMKINSKAGKKGIWGLRIGVHTGPVIAGVVGTKKVSYDIWGDTVNTASRMESSGSVSEINISGMTYMLIKDFFICEYRGRMPVKYKGNIDMYFVRGFKPNMSTDLKGLVPNQHFLTQFQTLRYDDLEEAILTKLENELPKNLYYHNLKHTIDVITEVEIIGRKEDISDAEMLIIKTAALFHDSGFILSYNEHEECSVKMAKHILPKYFYSEQQIAEISNLIMHTKFPPKPLTNLEKIICDADLDYLGRTDFIPVSGNLYRELKEHGQIKSIDDWNRLQIKFIENHQYFTETARYMRDVNKIKQLDKLRELI is encoded by the coding sequence ATGTTATTATACTCAGCTGATTACACATCAGTATTGCTTATATCCCTAGGAGAAAACGCATTAAGTTTTATTTCTGAGAATATGATTGTATTGGGTATTATGCAATTATTTCTTGTTGCCTTGATGTATTTATGGTTTAAATTGAAATTAAAAAGAGAGAAACTAAAAATTGAAAGTGATTTTTACGATAAAAATCAAGAAATCATTCTGCAAAAGGACAAAGCTGAAAAACTTCTTTCCAATCTTTTACCTCAACAAACAGCCGAAGAATTACAATCTACAGGAAAAGTAAGCTCCAGAAGATTTCGCATGGTCACCGTTTTATTTTCTGATATTCATGGATTTACAAAAATTGTGGAACAGATGAATCCTGAAGATTTGATTGATGAGCTGGATAAGTTTTTTATGCATTTCGATTCAATCGTTGATAAATTCAATATCGAAAAAATTAAAACTGTTGGTGATGCGTACATGTGTGCCGGCGGTATTCCCAACAAAAACAGAACAAACCCAATTGAAGTTATTCTTGCTGCTATGGAAATTCAGCAGTACATGAAAAGCATGAAAATAAACTCGAAAGCGGGAAAAAAAGGCATTTGGGGATTGCGAATTGGTGTTCATACAGGCCCTGTAATTGCTGGTGTTGTAGGCACTAAAAAGGTGAGTTACGATATTTGGGGCGATACTGTAAATACGGCCAGTAGAATGGAGTCATCAGGATCGGTTAGCGAAATTAATATTTCGGGCATGACCTATATGCTGATTAAAGATTTCTTTATTTGTGAATACAGAGGCAGAATGCCCGTAAAATACAAAGGAAATATCGACATGTACTTTGTGCGGGGATTTAAACCCAATATGTCGACCGATTTAAAAGGATTAGTGCCCAATCAACATTTCTTAACGCAGTTCCAAACCCTCCGCTATGATGATCTGGAAGAAGCCATTCTAACAAAACTCGAGAATGAGTTGCCTAAAAACCTATACTATCACAACCTAAAACACACCATTGATGTAATTACCGAAGTGGAAATCATCGGTAGAAAGGAAGATATTTCGGATGCTGAAATGCTAATCATAAAAACTGCAGCCTTATTTCATGATAGCGGTTTTATTCTTTCCTACAACGAACACGAAGAGTGCAGTGTGAAAATGGCGAAACACATACTCCCCAAATATTTCTATTCGGAACAACAAATCGCTGAAATTTCCAACCTGATCATGCACACTAAATTTCCACCTAAGCCATTAACAAACCTGGAAAAGATCATTTGCGACGCTGATTTGGATTACCTGGGTCGTACCGACTTTATTCCTGTTTCAGGTAATTTATACCGAGAACTAAAAGAGCATGGACAAATCAAGAGTATTGATGATTGGAACCGTCTTCAGATAAAATTTATTGAAAATCACCAATATTTTACTGAAACTGCTCGTTATATGAGAGATGTAAACAAAATTAAACAGCTTGATAAGCTTCGGGAATTAATTTAA